The DNA sequence ACTCGATCCCATGTCACGGGATGCCTCCATCTGCATTGTAAGAACACATACATCATGATGGGTCAACAAAGTTGTTGCGCTTATCAATGGTTTCTCCAAATGCTgcaccttttgcctgaatttGGAGAATGTGTAACCGTGTCTTAAATTCTGGAAATACTTGTTGTTAAGTTTCTTAAATGTGTCTAAACACCCTCTCGTGTTGCCAAATGGTcccaaatgtgtattttggaaACTGACCCTTAAAGTCTTCTTTACTTTCACACTCATAGTCACTCATGGTTGAGATTCAAATGTAAAGTGAAACTTTCACTTCTTCTTTAATGACATGACAGGAATGCTAGCAGCCAGTTCTGGTTCAGGCTGACAGTATACACATCACAGAGAAAGTATGAAGAGGGGAACATGTACTCTGAGACATGTTACACACAGAAGTCCTGCTCATTAAATTGCCCGGATAAAAATATCCCTGCTGAAAATACACCAGACATTACCAGCAACGGCATTACATGGCACAAGGTATTTAAACACAGCAGATTTTTGAGTGTGAATCAGATTTGGTCATACAATAAGAAGCATAATAAGAAGTGTGGTCAGAGGATCCCTGTGGTGGGGACTTCTGACTGCATGTTTTAACCTATTTGGGTTACAAATCTCtctaaattttttaaaaacttttttccaAAGCATAGGCTACTATAGTTTTGAGGGATTTAGGATTTCTTTCTGGTTTTCATTCACCTCATGCTTGAAAAAATTCTACTTAATTTTCCATCTTGTAGGAGGGTGAGTCATTGCCGGAAACCATTTACTTCCAGAAAGTGGAGAAGAATGACCACGGTGTGTACACCTGTACCAGGTCTTACCTGCATCATGGTCAAATATATAAGATGACGTTTACAGTGAAGCTTGATGTAAAACTaaacagtaagaaaaaaaaatttggaTCATTTCATCTTCAGAGAAGTTCATATGTCCAAAAAAAGATGTAAAGTCCTTTGTTCTCCACAGAAGAATGTAAGAAATCTGCAGTGATCACTTCACCACGCAAGAGTGTAGTTCAAGTAGATTTGGGTGAGCTTTTGAGCAATCTTGTACTGTGAATACACGCACTTGGATACATCTAGAAACATTTATTACCTCTCTAAATtactacatttatatattttttaaactctttttttagGTTCAACAGTGGTGATTGATTGCGAAGCTGTCACATGTTCAGCGTTGGATGATGTAATCTGGTTAATTGGAAAGTcatttgtggaaaaaaacaacagtttccCGGTTTTCTACAATATAACACAGTAAACATGTCACACAAATGTCTCAGAAATTTGGAAGTGGAAATGTTACACACGGTCACATAAGCACTCAACACACAGTATAATATAACTTGTCTTAATCCTCCTCCattatttccttttctttccagAGAAAATAATACTGAACAGATACATATGACAGCATCTCTAGTCATCAAAAAAGTGTCAGATGAGGATATATCAAAAAATTACACCTGCAAACTGAATTCTGACCAAGTCCTAATCGTCACTTTGTCCCCAAAACGTATGtaagatggatggatagatgtgATGAGTGTTAAACATGTTGCCTTAAAATTCAAACCTGTTCAGTCATCATGCcttaaaattatgaaaatatttgttttttctttcagctgatTGAGCCAGTTTTCATTCACACATTAAAGTGACTATTGTCTTTCAGTCTACTGACATTGATGAGTGTTTAAATTGTTATATAATAAATTTTTACTCACCATTATTTTCCTACAGCTCGCCCTTCTCACATTTCCCTGGCTGTTGGTGTTGTAGgcatggtggtggtgatggttgTGTCAGTAGTTATCTATGTAAAGTTCAAAATTGACATCGTCCTTTTCCTAAGAGACACTCTTGGCTGCCATAGAAGCACCTCAGGTGGGAttcatatttttgtttaattcatttgtttcattttaactaACAACTCGTGTTTAAGAGGTACATACTTTTGCTTTCTTTGAAATGCAGACAATGTGACCTGTTTGATGTGACAGCAGTGACAAAAGCCTTTGTTGTATGTTGTTCTTTGCTTAGATGGAAAAGGCTATGATGCCTTTTTGATGTATTACAAGAGTGACACAAACGCCGGACTAAATGCTTATGACAGAAACTGGCTGAGGAGTGTTTTGGAAGAGAAATATGGTTATAGTCTCTGTCTTTATGATCGCGATGTCTTACCGGGGAAAGGTATGGTATTGTACTTCTAATAATGAAAGAATTTATTGACATAAATATCACTATACAATTTACTGCTGATTTATagttaaaatatacaaataaaagttacagtatTTAAGATATACTTTGAAGAAAATCTACCTAAAAATCTTAATTCAGTATAATGTGTATAATTTGTGTAATCTGATCTCTGGTTGGTTGCAGCGGTAGCAGAAGCAGTGTTAGACTGCATAGAGCAGAGCCGGGCGGTGGTTCTGGTTCCTGCCTCTCCAGATCCTGGTCCAGGGTCTGGCCTGCTGAGTGTCATCCATGCAGCCCTTGTGGAGCGGCAGACTCGATTGGTTTTCATCAAAACTGAGACAACAGAAATGTCGAGATCAGGTTCATTACCAGAGGCTCTACAACTTCTTGGTGAGGCTGGAGACTGTGTTACCTGGAAGGGCATAAGTTCCACgccgccctcctcctccttctggaAGCAGCTACGTTATTACCTACCTGCCCCACAGCATGCACAGAAACAAAGGCTTTTATCTCAGACAATCTAGGGTGTTACTTCATGGTTAAATGTTTAGCTAAGTCTGAAGGAATAGCTTGTATCATATCTGCATCCacaaatacattacataaaaagatacattttaggCAAAAACTTTAAGCCCCTACTGCACACAAGGGAGAGGGTGGGATATTTTTGGTTGGATGCTTTCAAAATCTAGcagtctcttgctagtttctctaATGGTTCTTTTTAGCTGACAAATAGCAGCTGTTTTCCAAGATAATTTGTGGACTACTTGATGGAAGAAAAGTATTCATAATATCTAAAAACCTAGTCCTAGCATTGTCATCAAGGATTTGCTTTAGGCTACATGAAAGTTGAAATCACCAAGTAAAATAGTTCTATCACGACTGGTAAGAACGATAGACATAAAATCAGAAAACTCAGGTAAAAAGTCCCCGTTGTGCTTAGAAGGGCGATAAATAGTCACAATTCGAAGTATTCAAAGCTTAAAAAGTCTCGAAACAACACTTTGAGCAAGTGAAGTTATTAGAGAGATACTGGCGACTCCTGCGCCTCTTTTATCTTGTTGAGAAAAAATTTGAGGCGACGATTCTAATAAAACGACAGAGGAAAGCCAACAAGACCCTCTTTAAgagataaaattatttaaataaaaactcttaCTAGAGGGGGATCtaatattaaaatgtgcaaaCAGAAATTGATTGAGTCAGGGCGATCTTCACAAAACACTGTGGATTTCTGTGATGTTTagaaaatgtacttagttaGTTTCCACCACTGTAGATATGTTTCCTTTTTCCTCCAGTGGGTCATCTGACACAGGCAGCTTCCCCTGTCAGTTGTAAAGACATGTATTATGTAAAACTGATTCCTACATCAGCCCATACACTGTTACTACTGTCATTTCCAAAAGTTTCCAACTGGTGTAGTATTCTCATCACAGTTGAAGTGTTGCTTTTCATAGTGGCTcatgaatgaatgttttctgtttcagtggTGTCACTGGATTTTACTACTTTCTTTCTATAGATTTCTTGCTATACCACTCTGCATGTTGTATGCCATATCTTCTGTTTTTGAACACGTGTATTATGAGATGTGCTACTGTGATAGGGCAAAATATTTATGAACTCTACATCgaaataaattgtgttttatactagcattaatcaatatttcaatcAATTAAAACCTTCTCAGAATTAGTCCAGACTACAACTACAAACCCTGTTAGCCTCTCTAACCTCTCTGTTTTGGTTTGACTAACTGTAATTTTCAGCCCAGTATTGGATATTTATTGTAGACATGCAAAGTTAGTTATAAGTCAATATTTATTAAGCTATTCACATAACCTAacagcataaagactgaaagctggggtaaacagctagcctggctctggaTATTGTTAAAAAGTACACGTACCAACACATCTAAAGTTCATTAATCAGCATATGtcctatttgtttatttaattattgtttgttaaaaaaaacaatgcagatTTTAAATTACCATATTTGTTAACACACAACATATTCACTAtttgtcgtggaaattgtatatcgctggtgagggattaagcaaataattggGTTGCAACAAAcagttgtctttgaagaatttattaataaaagagaataaacagagaagtactaaaacacatatacagctggtccagagacctgccgcctagggcAGCTGAcccagagcaaagggatgcataatcatttacacggtcaaggtttctatgttttggggaacagagatcctctcagCCTTGATGAATATTCAAGgacaggagaggaacaacaagagggtgaaaacactaaacatcctgcacggtgttgggctgtaagcacaacccccacctgtgaacgtcgggccctcataccaccctcatggagtctgtttctgaccgtttgagcagacacatgcacatttgtgacctgctggaggtcattttgaagggctctggcagtgctcctcctgctcctccacacacaaaggcagaggtagcggtcctgctgctgggttgttgccctcctacggcctcctcgacgtctcctgatgtactggcctgtctcctggtagcgcctccatgttctggacactacgctgacagacacagcaaaccttcttgccacagcttgcattgatgtgccatcctggatgagctgcactacctgagccacttgtgtgggttgtagactccgtctcatgctaccactagagtgaaagcaccgccagcattcaaaagtgaccaaaacatcagccaggaagcataggaacagagaagtggtctgtggtcaccacctgtagaaccactcctttattgggggtgtcttgctaattgcctataatttccacctgttgtctattccatttgcacaacagcatgtgaaattgattgtcaatcagtgttggtTCCTAAgaggacagtttgatttcacaggagtgtgattgacattgtgttgtttaagtgttccctttattttttgagcagtgtatttttttgttcGTAATGGTAGCCTAGTATTGAAACTCAGTACTGAAAATATTagatggttgttttttttctaataatGTCAGAAAAGGATTTTGTGTTCAGTttaaatatgtgtgtatatgaatGAACTGCAGCCTACTATACTATGCATTCTGTGTTATCAATATACTTAGTGGCATACTCCAGAGGTTACATTTTTTGCCTCTCAGTGTGGGGAATCATTTTACAGAGTAGGCCCTATACACTTTCTATTCACAGCATgccaacagaaaacaacaggCAATTCAGTGAGGGCTGTGGCGAAGTCCAGTGAAATTTGTCACGTGACCTTGTACTGCTTCATAAAAAATAAGGAATCATTTCAGGCAGTAATATCAATGGATATTAAATTGTTTTACTACATTTATATTCTTGGGAGTTTATTGTGGTCCTTGTGgtttattgtgtgttttgatttggtgctgtctgtttgtgtcttgtggAGTTTGTCTATGTTGTTCTGCCTTCTGCTTGTTCTGGTCTGATCTGTCCTTTTGATATATCAGTGACTGATTTTGCAAGTTAataagttttgcaagttaaaaagttttccttgcaagtcagaaagttttgcatGTTCAACCGTTTAGCAAGTGAGAGAGATTTGCAAGTTGAAAAGTTTTGCGAGTCAAAAAAGGTCTAAATAAGAGATTCTATTGGTggtttgactgaccaatcatggATTTGCATCGAACGCATGGCCACGCCTACAATCCCCTCGCTCCGACGGCTCCGTCCACTTTCTGCAGACAGAGCTGTAGCGTGTACAGTGTGCgctcatttcaatagaaatgctttttaaatgtagtatggcaggatttaatgattatttaaatTTACTGTTGGCAAGGTCATGGAGTCTATCGCTGTCTCCTTTTTTAGAATGACATGTATAATGTATAgtagttagctaacgttagccgtcTTGGCATGAAGctttacctcggaagtcggaggtcggagctgggaatgacgtcacacccgagttgacggtattcatgtttttatcaacttagaaatatagctaaaattcgatctatgttaacttttaaggacaccgagaccattttacacgccttcatctcatcacgcctggattattgcaacagccttttcacctgtttaacccaaaaatctattgatcgactccagactgtccagaactcagctgccaggcttttaaccagaacaaagaaatatgaccacattactcctattttagcttcattacactggctcccagtatgttttagaattgactttaaaattctattgatcacttttaaagctcttcatggtctctcgccttgttatatttctgaccttttagtcccatacacaccagcacgtaccttgagatcctcgggcagaggtctgttgtctgNNNNNNNNNNNNNNNNNNNNNNNNNNNNNNNNNNNNNNNNNNNNNNNNNNNNNNNNNNNNNNNNNNNNNNNNNNNNNNNNNNNNNNNNNNNNNNNNNNNNctgttgtctgttccagagtctcgactgaaaactaaaggggacagagcgtttgctgtcagggccccgaggctctggaacagcctgcccgaggaaatcaggtcggctgagtcagtgaactcttttaagtcccttcttaaaacatacttttataggagagcttttcccgatcttatttgactttattttatcccttttattttattgtattttactaattttatattaaattttcatgctcttatctttttttgtattattctttacacttgttaaagcactttgtaacttgtttttgaaaagtgctctacaaataaggattattattattattattattattccagttacaagtcggaaaacctcgctctgccagccgttgtttacaactagccaggttagctattgatatgccggttgataataaaaaacgcattgtgcggtatttactcaaactaaacactgtagcaacacgacCACATGCAGCTtgtggacagcactttgtgtacaaaaAATTGTACTGCTgtgtgctaataaacagtataaacttgagctttcactaactgttgataccccgacagccatcttaGACACTGAATGGAACACACCAAATGAATGAACAGTGAATGTGACACCAAATAGGACGCACCActtggatcacgaagtcggAGTAGGGCGAGTCACTCCGACTTCCGAAGTggggggcgttccctttgaaattatGACCTTTGAACTCAGAAAtatccgacttcccatgtcaaatggaatgcACCATGACTGGCAGTGCATTTGTGCACTCAGACATGACGAGCTAGGCTAAGGTTAGCTACTCatgtttaaaacacattgtACATGATATCCTGATGATATCCAGCTAAACTATTTTTTTGTGACTGTTTATGGTCACACAGCATACACTGTAATGGACTTTAGACCGCTAATGTTATATTGGAAATATAGACTGTTATCTAGATATTTTGAAGTGTTGCTGCCTGTCTCTATGCTGCCTGATCCGGTGTTTGGATGTTTTTCACCCAAACTGCATGTAAGCCTgagtctttgtgtttttggattaaaaccTCCTTTGTCAACTCTCCAGTGTCTTGCGTTCAGGCTCTCTCCTATTTGCAGTTCATCTAACAATcgtgacagaaaaacaaaaaaagataattaaactgtggatgaactgaTGAACTCATGactgagaagagggaatcagtatggtttatacattttatagtgtGAGCAAATACACAACACGCTGGTGACCCTTCTGGGTCAGCTCAGCTCGCTCTCATTAGCTGGTGGGAGACTCCCAAATTTCAACATCATTAGTCACACAAACTTAGTAGTAAATAGATCTTAGTTAAAGTTAAGCATGTTCCATCCCTCATTCATACTTCATTAAACATTACAAAACAGCAGATATAGCAAAGAAGGAGATGGTGGAGGGGAGATACAGGCCAGAATGAACAATGGGATTAGAAACTAGGTCAGTTAAAATACAGGTGTGCCCCAGAAAATTGGGGTCTTAACCACCACATGCAGGTTAGCCCTAGTCAACACATCATAAAGCAGCGAGTATATGTACAGTGCTTTCAGTATCTAAATTTACTCTTagaaaactgtgtttgtgttttagtattgtaaatttgaatttaattatgTTGAAAAAGCATGAATTACAAATCTGCCTAACCTAAATGTCTCTTGCTCTTTAAGGTACCATATTGTGACTTCTATTGCCAGTGCAGTCTACTGGTTTAGTgcagtattttgtatttgatgCTTGAAATCATGACAGGTTTGATACAGTTTGTGTTTCCTTTCACAACACCGTAAAATATTACAACACAACACTAGATGTTCTTCTAAATTTCACATAGGAAGTGGCTAACAACTACCAGGAAGAAAATATTACAGCAGGTTCCAGTGAAATCGTCTtgaaaaacaaccaaacagGAAACCGGTCGATACCACCTCCTACAACATCTATGTGTCCTGTGAAATGTTGCACCACATGTCACCACCCAAGAGACAATCATCATTAACGGTGAGAAAATACCAAGAACTCCACATCTGAGTTACTCTaaacatgacaaataaaaattcATCTGCATTATGACTGAAACCAACAAACACTGTTTTCAGATTTAGAGACACAGGATGCAGACTggatgtattgtgttttttttctttcccatttTCTTGGATGGATGTTGTGTGGGAAAGCATCCAAAGAAAATAACAGGTATTTTATTGAAActcaaattgtattttaatattacaGCTGGAAAAACTGTGCTTCTTAATGTGTTTAAAAGGAGGTGATTAGTAATGGTTTCCAAGACCTTTTTACACCGTACGattaaaatgaaactgaaatatGATATGTGCCCACATGCCTCTAGGTCTTCAGCAGAATACTATGCACCAGCACATCAGAGCTGTGGAGGGTGAAATCTTTATGATGCCGTGCATAAAATGTGTGAACCTTCACATGGAGGTGGTGTGGTCTGGGACCGGAGAAGGAAATGAACACCCATCCTTTGACTGTGGAAGGAAGTTCCTAGCTGAAGCAAAACATTCTGGAAAGTACACCTGCCTCACAAGGTAAATAATCATGTTTCTGATCCCCATCATTATCTCTGCTTTTTTTAAAGCGtctgattacatttacataaaagtaattttaacTTAAGCAAAGTATGTGTCTTCACAACAACTTGCGTAATCACAgtacaaagttttttttctgcagtagAGCGAAAACCACATTGAAAAATGGTATCCATATTAAGGgtttcacattttcaaattttttcaagtctgtcttaaaCAAACTATTCTTTTCAAAGTCCATTTAATGTCAGTTTGCAAATTGTCGCCCCATTCAtgctacatacacacaaacatagatacatacatactgtatatctaaatttgaaaagaataaaagaaaattaaattcaCCAATATATAAAGTTacttatatatgtatataccaATACACCCAGGaactatgtacagtatgtgcaatGTCACTGTAAAGTTCCATGTCATTTATATATGGCGTAGTACAGAGGATACTCCTATGTCTCTTCCCAGACGGCAGCAGCATGAACAGGTTGTGACTGGGCGGTGTACTGTCCTTTAATATCCTTtggcacctcaccgatatcactgatgttcAGAAGATGTGTACCAATTAtgttctgagcagttttaatcaccagCTGCAGAGCCCACTTGTCCTGGACCAGGCACCtaccatgccagtttgtgatgtttccagtcaggatgctttctattgctcctctttAAAAGTTGAAAAGAATTTGGCGCAGGGATTTTGGCTTCTTAAGTTTCCTTTGGAAATTCAGtaatttctgagctttcttcaccagcatggaaatgtgagatgaccatgtcaggttctctgtgaagTTGGTTCCCAGGAACCTAAAACTGTTCACcagctccacctcagctccactgatgtagacaggggCGTGTCTTTATatcctttttcctgaaatcaagatcagctccttagttttgctgacattAAGCGGTTGGTTActctgtgcaccactctgcaagattgaTCTCCTCCTGATTTGaagtctcatcattgtttgaaatccggccaaTGGTggtggtgtcgtctgcaaacttcacaacagagttctctccatgtctgGGGATGCAGTCGTGTGTACAACGTGAACAGAAGAGGTCTGAGCACTAGAGTGGCGGAGGTATGACTGCCAATCTGAACTGTCTGGGGTCTATTTGTGAGGAAGTAGAATATCCAGTTCCAGAGTGTAGTAATCAAGCCCAGAGTGCtatcagtttcatgggggagatattgttgaatgctgagctgaaatcaacgaAAAGCACTCTGGTGTTCTTATTCTTAAAGTGTTTAAAGACTGAGGGGAGGGccgtggagatggcatcctctgtggctctgttgGCTCTGAatgcaaactggtgagggtccaagATGACAGGATTCTTTTCACAGCCACTGTGGATACTGACGGTGGCCCATTCTCCGGAGGCAGAGTAGACTTGACAGCGAGCATATAATGTGCTTAACCCATCTGATATTGTAGCCAAattctgaacacatttttttgcAATTTGTACAAAAATGACTACCTTAGAAAAGTAAATCAGACTGCTACCGGAGAGGGGAAATG is a window from the Micropterus dolomieu isolate WLL.071019.BEF.003 ecotype Adirondacks linkage group LG20, ASM2129224v1, whole genome shotgun sequence genome containing:
- the LOC123958506 gene encoding interleukin-18 receptor 1-like, whose product is MMVKLLLVPLFLFLTSLTGVCPRRPRDIGVKTGEMVALHCPDTRYNHSYTRLFWTSYTTKKMDLTSNMSSAEQSQMGILVHKTSLVILNASVNHEGNYSCSLGNASSQFWFRLTVYTSQRKYEEGNMYSETCYTQKSCSLNCPDKNIPAENTPDITSNGITWHKEGESLPETIYFQKVEKNDHGVYTCTRSYLHHGQIYKMTFTVKLDVKLNKECKKSAVITSPRKSVVQVDLGSTVVIDCEAVTCSALDDVIWLIGKSFVEKNNSFPVFYNITQENNTEQIHMTASLVIKKVSDEDISKNYTCKLNSDQVLIVTLSPKPRPSHISLAVGVVGMVVVMVVSVVIYVKFKIDIVLFLRDTLGCHRSTSDGKGYDAFLMYYKSDTNAGLNAYDRNWLRSVLEEKYGYSLCLYDRDVLPGKAVAEAVLDCIEQSRAVVLVPASPDPGPGSGLLSVIHAALVERQTRLVFIKTETTEMSRSGSLPEALQLLGEAGDCVTWKGISSTPPSSSFWKQLRYYLPAPQHAQKQRLLSQTI